From the genome of Parazoarcus communis, one region includes:
- the acpS gene encoding holo-ACP synthase, with product MIHGVGTDIVRVKRLSEALERHGERFALRILAESERDAWRASQDPARMLAKRFAAKEAFGKALGTGVAVPATLHAVAVAHDDLGKPLFSFDPRLEAYMRERGLHAHLSLSDENDYVVAFAVIEKP from the coding sequence ATGATCCACGGGGTAGGGACCGACATCGTCCGCGTAAAGCGTCTGAGTGAGGCGCTTGAACGTCACGGCGAGCGCTTTGCGCTGCGAATCCTTGCCGAGTCCGAACGCGATGCCTGGCGCGCGAGTCAGGATCCTGCCCGGATGCTGGCAAAGCGTTTCGCCGCCAAGGAGGCCTTTGGAAAAGCGCTCGGCACCGGCGTTGCGGTACCGGCCACATTGCACGCCGTCGCAGTCGCGCATGACGATCTCGGCAAGCCGCTGTTTTCATTCGACCCGCGTCTGGAAGCGTACATGCGCGAACGCGGGCTGCATGCTCACCTCAGTCTTTCTGACGAGAACGATTACGTCGTTGCGTTTGCGGTCATCGAGAAACCATGA
- a CDS encoding Hsp33 family molecular chaperone HslO, producing MSTLPSSYVQRFLLEKLDIRGAVVRLDDVWKAMQVGRHYPAPVSRLLGEMSAVSAIITGNLKQTGRLTFQVQGHGPLRLLVVDCNAEMNLRGYAKSEGEITGDTLGEIVGDGRLQLSLDIQGMDQPYQSLVPLEGDSIASVFSHYLEQSEQQPAGLWLACDPSASAALFVQRLPGADAKDEDGWSRIMQLAQTVRPDELLTLSPEVLLGRLFAEEDVRIYPPRAVTHIWPPEPEKIATMLQGLGEAEVRAVLAEQGEVLVHDELSNHTYRFDEDDIDTLFQPPTLH from the coding sequence ATGAGCACCCTGCCCTCAAGCTACGTACAGCGTTTTCTGCTGGAAAAACTCGACATCCGCGGTGCGGTCGTCCGTCTTGACGACGTCTGGAAAGCCATGCAGGTCGGGCGTCACTATCCGGCGCCTGTCAGCCGCCTGCTCGGCGAGATGAGTGCGGTATCGGCCATCATCACCGGAAACCTCAAGCAAACCGGACGGCTGACGTTTCAGGTGCAGGGTCATGGTCCGCTCAGGCTGCTCGTGGTCGATTGCAACGCCGAAATGAACCTGCGTGGTTACGCGAAATCGGAAGGCGAAATTACCGGCGATACGCTTGGCGAGATTGTCGGTGATGGTCGCCTGCAACTGTCGCTCGACATCCAGGGCATGGACCAGCCCTATCAGAGTCTGGTGCCGCTGGAAGGCGACAGCATCGCGAGCGTGTTCTCCCATTACCTCGAACAGTCCGAGCAACAGCCTGCGGGTCTCTGGCTGGCCTGTGATCCCTCCGCCAGCGCCGCGCTGTTCGTGCAGCGCCTGCCCGGCGCAGATGCAAAGGACGAGGACGGCTGGTCGCGCATCATGCAGCTTGCGCAGACCGTACGCCCCGACGAACTGCTCACCCTGTCGCCGGAAGTGCTGCTTGGCCGCCTTTTTGCCGAAGAAGACGTAAGAATCTACCCGCCGCGGGCTGTTACCCATATCTGGCCCCCCGAGCCGGAAAAGATCGCAACCATGCTGCAGGGGCTCGGCGAGGCTGAAGTGCGCGCGGTACTTGCCGAACAGGGCGAGGTGCTGGTCCATGACGAACTGTCGAATCACACCTACCGTTTCGATGAAGACGACATCGATACGCTGTTTCAGCCCCCGACCCTGCACTGA
- a CDS encoding alkaline phosphatase family protein — protein sequence MLHPPFQLPHGAVLPDFDCGGLFGLARDLGAWLRRPEFPLEIGGFGTEGSGPVILLVIDGLGDAFLQRHGQHSTISKHRARRLTSVFPSTTASAVTTLLTGLAPAQHGLTGWFIHDRRFGGVIAPLPLYRRGGGRLRSPALTQRLFPYAGMIAGSALPVTMISPQDIAWSPFSRRHGRGADLRAYARPDAFIPAVLDAALQSGDRRRFIHAYYPRFDAICHHYGAQSPNAVSEFSRIDRYFEQLLNGLAGRGATVILTADHGFIDAADRRHLHLRTMPALAALLDSPLFGERRVAFCRARRGAGPDFEALARDRLRGRAVVVPSARLIESGFFGPGPLNPRLAERCGTHTLLMEPGWTLSDRMPGERPHRMVGVHGGLSADEMWVPLVLAQP from the coding sequence ATGCTGCATCCCCCCTTTCAGTTGCCACACGGTGCCGTCCTGCCAGACTTTGATTGTGGTGGTCTCTTCGGCCTTGCGCGGGACCTCGGCGCCTGGTTGCGCCGGCCCGAGTTTCCACTCGAGATTGGCGGATTCGGAACGGAAGGCAGCGGACCAGTCATTCTTCTGGTCATCGATGGACTTGGCGACGCTTTTCTCCAGCGTCACGGGCAGCACAGCACGATTTCCAAGCACCGTGCGCGGCGCCTCACCTCCGTGTTTCCGAGCACCACCGCCAGCGCCGTCACGACCCTGCTGACAGGTCTTGCGCCGGCGCAACATGGCCTGACCGGCTGGTTCATTCATGATCGCCGCTTTGGCGGCGTCATCGCCCCCTTGCCGCTCTATCGTCGGGGCGGAGGGCGCCTGCGCAGTCCGGCACTGACTCAACGGCTTTTTCCATACGCCGGAATGATCGCTGGCAGTGCGCTGCCGGTGACCATGATCTCGCCTCAGGATATCGCCTGGTCGCCATTCTCGCGCCGGCATGGCCGCGGAGCCGATCTCCGCGCGTACGCACGTCCGGACGCATTCATACCCGCAGTCCTTGATGCGGCCTTGCAGTCCGGAGACCGGCGGCGCTTCATTCACGCCTATTACCCGCGCTTCGACGCCATTTGCCACCACTACGGCGCCCAGTCACCCAACGCGGTCTCGGAATTTTCACGTATCGATCGCTACTTTGAGCAACTGTTGAATGGGCTGGCAGGACGCGGTGCGACTGTCATCCTGACAGCGGATCATGGCTTCATCGACGCCGCGGATCGTCGTCACCTCCACCTGCGCACAATGCCCGCGCTGGCTGCGCTGCTGGATTCGCCCCTGTTCGGCGAACGGCGGGTCGCATTCTGCCGGGCAAGACGCGGCGCAGGCCCGGATTTCGAGGCCTTGGCGCGGGATCGGTTGCGGGGCAGGGCGGTTGTCGTGCCCTCGGCTCGATTGATCGAGTCGGGCTTCTTCGGGCCTGGCCCGCTCAATCCGCGCCTTGCTGAGCGCTGTGGCACGCATACCCTGTTGATGGAGCCTGGATGGACGCTGAGTGATCGCATGCCGGGTGAGCGGCCGCACAGAATGGTGGGCGTCCACGGGGGGCTGAGTGCCGACGAAATGTGGGTGCCCCTGGTGCTCGCGCAGCCCTGA
- the minC gene encoding septum site-determining protein MinC — protein sequence MTTSAPNRSIEFRNTTLGATIAVLRDTEPVGLADSLHKMLGGMPDFFNGEAAILDFSGITKAPGRVDWAGLLSLLRRYQLQPIGVRNLPAELSAAARQAGLAILDNLELRERPASETSRTPPPAPAPKAEAPPQPAAPSAPASLPNTLFVERPLRSGQQVYARGGDLVLLAGMSNGAEVIADGSIHCFGPLRGRALAGAQGNSKARIIATNFGPELVSIAGVYRTFEKGIPEAIAGRGAMVRLNDAGNAQTIEIEPQQLD from the coding sequence ATGACCACGTCCGCGCCCAACCGCTCCATCGAGTTTCGCAATACGACACTCGGCGCAACCATTGCCGTCCTGCGCGATACCGAACCCGTCGGCCTGGCCGACTCGCTGCACAAGATGCTCGGCGGCATGCCGGACTTCTTCAATGGCGAAGCCGCCATTCTCGATTTCTCCGGCATCACCAAGGCGCCTGGACGTGTAGACTGGGCCGGGCTGCTGTCCCTGCTCCGACGCTATCAGCTGCAACCGATCGGCGTACGCAACCTGCCCGCAGAGCTCTCGGCCGCTGCGCGTCAGGCCGGACTGGCCATACTTGACAACCTCGAACTGCGCGAACGGCCGGCAAGCGAAACATCCCGCACACCGCCGCCAGCACCCGCTCCAAAGGCGGAGGCTCCGCCGCAACCCGCGGCCCCTTCAGCTCCGGCGTCCCTTCCCAACACACTGTTCGTCGAGCGTCCGCTGCGCTCCGGACAGCAGGTGTATGCACGTGGTGGCGACCTGGTATTGCTGGCAGGCATGAGTAACGGCGCCGAGGTCATCGCCGACGGCAGCATTCACTGCTTCGGCCCGCTTCGTGGCCGAGCGCTGGCTGGTGCGCAGGGAAACAGCAAGGCGCGCATCATTGCAACCAATTTCGGTCCGGAGCTGGTTTCCATCGCCGGCGTTTATCGCACCTTCGAAAAAGGCATCCCTGAGGCAATTGCCGGGCGTGGTGCCATGGTGCGACTGAACGACGCTGGGAATGCACAGACCATAGAAATCGAACCGCAGCAGCTCGACTGA
- the minD gene encoding septum site-determining protein MinD gives MKVIVITSGKGGVGKTTTSAAFSSGLALRGFKTAVIDFDVGLRNLDLIMGCERRVVYDLVNVVNGEAKLNQALIKDRHCENLFILPASQTRDKDALTEEGVEKVLHDLEHMGFDYVVCDSPAGIERGAVMALTFADEAIVTTNPEVSSVRDSDRILGILQSKSKRAREGGEPVKEHLLVTRYSAKRVEDGEMLSYKDVQELLRVPLIGVIPESESVLHASNQGTPAIHLKGSDVAEAYSDVVARFLGENRELRFVNYEKPGLMKRLFGGK, from the coding sequence GTGAAAGTCATCGTCATTACTTCTGGCAAGGGCGGCGTAGGTAAAACCACCACCAGCGCTGCATTCTCGTCAGGACTGGCCCTGCGCGGCTTCAAGACGGCCGTGATCGACTTCGACGTCGGTCTGCGCAACCTCGACCTCATCATGGGGTGCGAGCGCCGTGTCGTGTATGACCTCGTGAACGTGGTCAATGGCGAGGCCAAGCTGAACCAGGCGCTGATCAAGGACCGCCACTGCGAGAACCTCTTCATCCTTCCCGCTTCCCAGACGCGCGACAAGGATGCGCTGACGGAAGAAGGCGTCGAGAAGGTGCTGCATGATCTTGAGCACATGGGCTTCGACTATGTGGTCTGCGATTCGCCTGCCGGTATCGAGCGTGGTGCCGTGATGGCCCTCACCTTTGCCGACGAAGCGATCGTCACCACCAACCCGGAAGTGTCCTCGGTTCGCGACTCGGACCGCATCCTCGGCATCCTGCAGTCGAAGTCGAAGCGTGCCCGCGAAGGTGGCGAGCCGGTCAAGGAACACCTGCTGGTCACGCGTTACTCTGCCAAGCGCGTCGAAGACGGCGAAATGCTGTCGTACAAGGATGTGCAGGAGTTGCTGCGCGTGCCGCTGATCGGTGTCATTCCCGAGTCGGAGTCGGTGCTTCACGCTTCCAACCAGGGCACACCCGCCATTCACCTCAAGGGTTCGGACGTTGCCGAGGCCTATTCCGATGTGGTCGCGCGCTTCCTCGGTGAAAACCGTGAGCTGCGTTTCGTAAACTACGAGAAACCGGGGCTGATGAAGCGCCTTTTCGGAGGCAAGTGA
- a CDS encoding DnaJ C-terminal domain-containing protein, with protein sequence MLKDAVAHDVLGVAADADAASIKRAFRRLAMRWHPDRNSAPEALETFKRLRAAYVQMMGFQEEEADDAPPEAEAASSSQSKARAADHFQDLELSIEEVFHGGEKSVWIESQASCEACDGSGVVELAHSRLCSCCHGSGRIRSGSGLVACADCDGRGYSKRATCPECNGSGRHGARRTLSVRIPRGMLQGEELRLEGKGEASDDAGVLPGDLRLRVRIATHPLFVLEGRDLVITRPVNAFRLLAGGTLAIPLPGGGKLQLELAPGTPEAREVALDGSGVPGRGKRPAGALRVKLVPQFPDDPSPELAALFGTLAAKVEADLAHNVPSLDAWEHKWLP encoded by the coding sequence ATGCTGAAGGATGCCGTTGCTCATGACGTGCTCGGCGTGGCCGCCGACGCCGATGCGGCCAGCATCAAGAGGGCCTTTCGTCGCCTGGCAATGCGGTGGCATCCAGACCGCAACTCCGCCCCCGAAGCGCTGGAGACTTTCAAGCGCCTGCGCGCCGCGTACGTGCAGATGATGGGGTTTCAAGAGGAGGAAGCCGACGACGCGCCCCCCGAGGCGGAAGCCGCTTCCTCCAGTCAATCGAAAGCACGTGCAGCGGATCATTTTCAGGACCTCGAACTGAGTATTGAAGAGGTCTTCCACGGCGGCGAGAAGTCGGTGTGGATCGAGTCGCAGGCCTCATGTGAAGCGTGTGACGGTAGCGGCGTGGTGGAACTGGCGCATAGCCGTCTGTGCTCGTGCTGTCATGGTTCGGGTCGGATCCGCTCCGGATCGGGGCTTGTTGCATGCGCGGACTGCGATGGGCGCGGCTATTCCAAGCGCGCCACCTGTCCGGAGTGCAATGGGTCTGGCCGGCACGGGGCGCGCAGGACCCTGTCTGTGCGCATTCCCCGCGGCATGCTGCAGGGTGAGGAGTTGCGTCTCGAAGGCAAGGGCGAAGCGTCTGACGACGCTGGCGTCCTTCCCGGCGACCTTCGCTTGCGCGTGCGGATTGCGACGCACCCGCTGTTTGTTCTCGAGGGGCGCGACCTCGTCATTACGCGACCGGTCAATGCCTTCCGGCTTCTGGCGGGCGGCACCCTTGCGATTCCCTTGCCCGGAGGCGGCAAGCTTCAGCTCGAACTGGCTCCGGGCACGCCTGAGGCAAGAGAGGTCGCGCTTGATGGCTCGGGCGTGCCCGGGCGAGGCAAGAGGCCTGCGGGTGCGCTTCGCGTAAAACTTGTGCCGCAATTCCCGGATGACCCGAGCCCTGAACTGGCTGCGCTATTTGGCACGCTGGCCGCAAAGGTGGAGGCAGATCTTGCTCACAATGTGCCATCATTGGATGCATGGGAACACAAGTGGCTGCCATGA
- the minE gene encoding cell division topological specificity factor MinE — protein MSLLARLFGEKKKTAEIAKNRLSLLIAHERNGGPAQPDFMPALQRELIEVISKYVSVNPDDIKVQLEKQDNYEVLEVNIVLPEAGR, from the coding sequence ATGTCTCTGCTTGCCCGCCTGTTTGGCGAAAAGAAGAAAACAGCCGAGATTGCAAAGAACCGGCTGTCACTGCTGATTGCTCACGAGCGCAACGGCGGACCCGCGCAACCCGACTTCATGCCGGCTCTCCAGCGTGAGCTGATCGAGGTGATCTCGAAGTACGTTTCGGTCAATCCAGACGACATCAAGGTTCAACTCGAAAAGCAGGACAACTACGAGGTGCTGGAAGTCAATATCGTTCTGCCCGAGGCGGGCCGCTGA
- the pgsA gene encoding CDP-diacylglycerol--glycerol-3-phosphate 3-phosphatidyltransferase, translating into MPLNIPNALTWARIAMIPLFVGVFYLPDAWVSPAQKNLFGTAVFVLAAVTDWFDGYLARVLRQTSAFGAFLDPVADKLMVAAALILLVQLARVDAIIAVIIIGREITISALREWMARVGESASVAVAYIGKLKTAAQMTAIPLLLYNAPLSSIDLRFVGSILIYVAAALTLWSMGYYLRRAMPRLARHMDR; encoded by the coding sequence ATGCCTCTCAATATACCCAACGCCCTGACCTGGGCCCGCATCGCCATGATCCCGCTTTTCGTCGGCGTGTTTTACCTGCCCGACGCATGGGTGAGCCCGGCGCAAAAGAATCTGTTCGGTACTGCAGTCTTCGTCCTTGCCGCAGTGACCGACTGGTTCGATGGCTATCTCGCGCGGGTGCTTCGGCAGACCTCGGCCTTCGGCGCGTTTCTCGATCCCGTTGCAGACAAGCTGATGGTGGCTGCGGCGCTCATCCTGCTGGTTCAGCTTGCGAGGGTCGACGCGATCATCGCGGTCATCATCATCGGGCGCGAAATCACGATTTCAGCCTTGCGCGAATGGATGGCGCGGGTGGGCGAGTCCGCGAGTGTTGCGGTCGCCTACATCGGCAAACTGAAAACAGCAGCACAGATGACAGCCATTCCCTTGCTGCTATACAATGCGCCCCTGTCGTCGATTGACCTCCGCTTCGTGGGCAGTATTCTGATCTACGTGGCGGCGGCTCTTACGCTCTGGTCGATGGGGTATTACCTCCGTCGAGCCATGCCGAGATTGGCGCGGCATATGGATCGCTAA
- the uvrC gene encoding excinuclease ABC subunit UvrC has product MSTTDEPAGFDAKSFLRNLTEEPGVYRMIGADDKVLYVGKAKNLKRRVSSYFQRTLSSPRIAMMVAQIVRVDVTSTRSEAEALILENNLIKSLAPRYNILFRDDKTYPYIELSGDAFPRLAYHRGAFTKGARYFGPFPNAYAVRESIHLLQKTFQLRTCENSVFQNRSRPCLLNQIKRCTGPCVGLIDSADYAADVRLASRFLDGQASEVIDDLTGRMHAASDRLAFEEAAACRDQVRVLQAVLHRQFVDSRKDEDVDILAAVEEDGLTCINIAMIRGGRHLGDRPQFPSGATVSGALDGLLAFVEQHYAEHPIPARILVNLDPQSVKETLAEISERPQGVVSPRYAAEKAWMEMAEKNAHLAIQGRARDAGRIEQRLDALRDALDLAEAPHRIECFDISHTMGEATVASCVVCEAGAMKRSEYRRYNIEGITGGDDFAAMRQVLERRYGKVAAGEGVCPDLILIDGGKGQVSAAAAILAEVGLESVSMVGVAKGEGRKAGLETLIFPDGREGLALGGASSALHLIIEIRNEAHRFAITGHRARRGKARIGSKLDDIPGVGPARRRNLLAAFGGLDGVRNATVEDLCRADGISRALAEQIYSALH; this is encoded by the coding sequence ATGAGCACAACTGATGAGCCCGCGGGTTTCGATGCAAAGTCCTTCCTCCGCAATCTGACGGAGGAGCCCGGCGTCTATCGGATGATCGGCGCCGACGACAAGGTGTTGTATGTCGGCAAGGCCAAGAACCTCAAGCGCCGCGTATCGAGCTACTTCCAGCGCACGCTGTCGAGCCCTCGCATTGCCATGATGGTGGCGCAGATCGTACGCGTCGATGTGACCTCCACCCGCTCCGAGGCCGAGGCGCTCATCCTCGAGAACAACCTCATAAAGAGTCTCGCACCGCGCTACAACATCCTTTTTCGTGACGACAAGACCTATCCCTATATCGAATTGTCCGGCGACGCGTTTCCGCGTCTTGCCTACCATCGCGGTGCATTCACCAAGGGGGCACGATATTTCGGACCGTTCCCGAACGCCTACGCGGTGCGCGAGAGCATCCATCTCCTGCAGAAGACCTTTCAGCTTCGAACCTGCGAGAACTCGGTGTTCCAGAACCGTTCGCGCCCCTGTCTGCTCAATCAGATCAAACGCTGTACCGGCCCCTGCGTCGGCCTGATCGACAGCGCCGACTACGCTGCGGATGTCAGACTCGCGAGCCGGTTTCTCGACGGCCAGGCGAGCGAAGTGATCGACGACCTGACCGGGCGCATGCATGCTGCGTCGGACCGTCTCGCCTTTGAAGAGGCTGCGGCGTGCCGTGATCAGGTCAGGGTGCTCCAGGCGGTGCTTCACCGTCAGTTCGTCGACAGCCGCAAGGACGAGGATGTCGATATCCTTGCCGCAGTCGAAGAGGACGGTCTCACCTGCATCAATATCGCGATGATTCGAGGCGGCCGGCATCTCGGAGACCGGCCACAGTTTCCTTCCGGGGCGACCGTCTCCGGTGCGCTCGACGGTCTGCTCGCATTCGTCGAGCAGCACTACGCCGAGCACCCCATTCCCGCGCGGATTCTGGTCAACCTTGATCCCCAGAGCGTGAAGGAAACGCTCGCCGAAATCAGCGAGCGGCCGCAGGGCGTGGTGTCACCACGATATGCCGCCGAGAAGGCGTGGATGGAGATGGCGGAAAAGAATGCCCATCTCGCCATTCAGGGGCGTGCACGGGACGCCGGGCGTATCGAGCAGCGACTCGATGCCTTGCGCGACGCACTCGATCTCGCCGAGGCTCCGCACCGCATAGAGTGTTTCGACATCAGCCACACCATGGGCGAAGCAACCGTGGCCTCCTGTGTGGTGTGCGAAGCGGGCGCAATGAAGCGCTCCGAATATCGACGCTACAACATCGAGGGCATTACCGGGGGCGACGATTTTGCAGCCATGCGCCAGGTACTGGAACGCCGCTACGGCAAGGTCGCAGCAGGAGAGGGCGTCTGCCCCGACCTCATCCTCATCGACGGCGGGAAGGGGCAGGTGAGTGCCGCGGCCGCGATCCTGGCCGAAGTCGGACTCGAATCGGTGTCGATGGTCGGTGTGGCCAAGGGAGAGGGGCGCAAGGCCGGGCTTGAGACGCTGATCTTTCCCGATGGCCGGGAGGGGCTTGCACTCGGCGGCGCATCATCGGCCCTCCATCTCATCATCGAGATCCGCAACGAAGCGCACCGCTTTGCGATCACCGGCCACCGTGCGCGCCGGGGTAAGGCACGCATCGGATCCAAGCTGGATGACATCCCCGGCGTCGGACCTGCCCGTCGGCGCAACCTCCTTGCGGCCTTTGGCGGGCTGGATGGTGTGCGCAATGCAACCGTCGAGGACCTGTGTCGGGCCGATGGCATCAGCCGCGCGCTTGCCGAACAGATATACTCGGCCCTGCACTGA
- a CDS encoding DUF1178 family protein → MIVIDLCCPQEHRFEGWFASASAFDTQLERKQVSCPICGSSEVRRMPSAPYVQTRSTPAPQAPATATMPAAPQSGSDQAARFAATIRQLARQAEDVGSRFPDEARRIHRGEVEPRSIRGAASGDEMGELLEEGIIVLPVPPDEDLH, encoded by the coding sequence GTGATTGTTATCGACCTATGCTGCCCCCAGGAGCACCGCTTTGAAGGCTGGTTTGCCTCGGCATCGGCTTTTGACACCCAGCTCGAGCGAAAGCAGGTGTCCTGCCCCATTTGTGGCAGCAGCGAGGTTCGCCGGATGCCCAGCGCACCCTATGTGCAGACTCGAAGCACCCCGGCCCCACAGGCGCCGGCCACAGCGACCATGCCGGCCGCGCCGCAGTCGGGAAGCGACCAGGCTGCGCGGTTTGCTGCAACAATACGACAGCTTGCGCGCCAGGCAGAGGATGTCGGCAGCCGTTTCCCCGACGAGGCGCGGCGCATTCACCGCGGGGAAGTTGAGCCGCGGAGCATACGCGGTGCCGCTTCGGGTGATGAAATGGGTGAATTGCTCGAAGAAGGAATCATTGTGCTGCCAGTTCCGCCAGATGAGGATCTGCACTGA
- the nagZ gene encoding beta-N-acetylhexosaminidase: MNTVPLKLPRGPVMLDVAGTELDDDERERLCDPLVGGVILFARNFSGSEQLAALTAEIHGLRDPALVIAVDHEGGRVQRFRTDGFTRLPAMRTLGQMWDHDHLAALDAARATGHVLAAELLAHGVDLSFTPVLDLDYGVSRAIGNRAFHRDPQVVATLAQALSAGMAEAGMACVGKHFPGHGFVEADSHHDIPVDDREFEAVWAEDIAPYRHRLGRQLAGVMPAHVIYPRADPAPAGFSAFWLQDVLRKRIGFDGVVFSDDLNMEGAKVAGDILGRAKAAYEAGCDMILVCNRPDLAADLLDRWAPIPSPESLARIAALAPAKPRPSRPADPFALEVHGPYLAARTQVLSIPADVTSGPSMAASTIGDKPRS, translated from the coding sequence ATGAATACTGTTCCCCTCAAGCTGCCACGCGGCCCCGTCATGCTCGACGTTGCCGGCACGGAACTCGACGACGACGAGCGCGAGCGCCTGTGCGATCCGCTGGTCGGCGGGGTCATCCTGTTCGCACGCAACTTCTCCGGATCGGAACAACTCGCTGCACTCACGGCCGAAATCCATGGCTTGAGGGACCCCGCGCTTGTGATTGCGGTCGATCATGAAGGTGGGCGTGTGCAGCGGTTTCGCACCGATGGCTTCACCCGCCTGCCGGCAATGCGCACGCTAGGGCAGATGTGGGATCACGATCATCTTGCAGCGCTCGATGCGGCACGCGCGACCGGCCACGTCCTCGCCGCGGAGTTGCTCGCGCATGGTGTCGATCTGAGCTTCACGCCGGTGCTGGATCTCGACTACGGTGTGAGCCGCGCGATCGGCAATCGTGCCTTTCACCGTGACCCTCAGGTCGTTGCGACGCTGGCCCAGGCGCTTTCGGCCGGAATGGCCGAGGCGGGCATGGCATGTGTCGGCAAGCATTTTCCGGGGCACGGCTTCGTCGAGGCCGATTCGCACCATGATATTCCGGTCGATGATCGCGAATTCGAAGCGGTATGGGCGGAGGACATCGCGCCCTATCGCCACCGGCTCGGACGGCAGCTGGCCGGCGTCATGCCTGCGCACGTGATCTATCCGCGGGCCGACCCCGCACCAGCCGGTTTCTCTGCGTTCTGGCTGCAGGATGTATTGCGCAAGCGCATCGGGTTCGACGGTGTGGTCTTCAGCGACGATCTCAACATGGAAGGCGCAAAGGTCGCCGGTGACATTCTTGGTCGCGCCAAGGCCGCCTACGAGGCCGGATGCGACATGATTCTGGTGTGCAATCGCCCGGACCTTGCAGCCGATCTGCTGGATCGCTGGGCGCCGATACCCAGTCCGGAGAGCCTCGCCCGTATCGCGGCGCTGGCCCCTGCAAAGCCTCGCCCGTCCAGGCCTGCAGACCCGTTTGCGCTGGAGGTGCACGGTCCCTATCTGGCTGCGCGAACACAGGTGCTGTCGATTCCTGCCGACGTGACCTCTGGCCCCTCCATGGCCGCGTCCACGATCGGTGACAAGCCCCGTTCCTGA
- a CDS encoding ArsC family reductase has translation MDKVTVIYGIKNCDTMKKSIAWLTERGAAYRFHDYRKDGITSGKLHDWSKALGWKTLINTRGTTWRKLSPEQQAIDTQSAAVQLMLENPSLIKRPVVETASGHLLVGFDPQLFASFIKPSEPEDQ, from the coding sequence ATGGACAAGGTAACGGTGATCTACGGCATCAAGAACTGCGACACCATGAAGAAGAGCATCGCCTGGCTTACCGAGCGCGGCGCAGCATATCGCTTTCATGACTATCGCAAGGACGGGATCACGTCCGGCAAGCTGCATGACTGGAGCAAGGCGCTGGGCTGGAAGACGCTGATCAACACCCGCGGCACGACCTGGCGCAAGCTGTCGCCCGAGCAGCAGGCGATCGACACCCAGAGCGCTGCGGTCCAGCTGATGCTGGAGAACCCGAGCCTGATCAAGCGGCCCGTGGTCGAAACGGCATCCGGTCACCTGCTGGTGGGGTTCGACCCCCAACTCTTTGCAAGCTTCATCAAACCCTCAGAGCCTGAAGATCAATGA